The proteins below are encoded in one region of Cellvibrio zantedeschiae:
- a CDS encoding VOC family protein codes for MKIEHFAINVADPVAMADWYVKNMGMTIVRKSDSAALTHFLGDNSGQVMVEIYNNPPDQVPDYASMNPLLLHLAFVCENPTQKRAELEMVGATFAEEVHIKDGSHLVMMRDPWGLAIQLCKRGIPMLK; via the coding sequence ATGAAGATTGAACATTTTGCAATAAATGTTGCCGATCCCGTCGCCATGGCCGACTGGTATGTGAAAAACATGGGTATGACCATTGTGCGCAAATCAGATAGTGCGGCCCTGACACATTTTTTAGGCGATAACAGCGGTCAGGTAATGGTGGAAATTTATAACAATCCGCCCGATCAAGTGCCCGACTATGCGAGCATGAATCCATTGTTGCTGCATCTTGCGTTTGTGTGTGAAAACCCGACGCAAAAGCGTGCTGAGCTGGAAATGGTTGGAGCTACATTTGCAGAAGAAGTACATATTAAAGATGGTTCGCATTTGGTGATGATGCGTGACCCATGGGGATTGGCAATTCAGTTATGTAAACGCGGAATTCCAATGCTTAAATAA
- a CDS encoding NAD(P)(+) transhydrogenase (Re/Si-specific) subunit beta codes for MSNLHESLTALAYLVSAVLFIMALRGLSSPESSRRGNFMGMLGMTIAVVTTILSPAVTSYAWIFTALAIGAVIGIVTAKKIAMTAMPQLVAAFHSLVGLAAVMVAGAAFSNPAAFHLLNHAGEIFISSRVEMGLGVVIGAITFSGSIIAFTKLQGLVSGKPVSFKGQHFLNAILGLAIIGLVIYFCFDQSPWIFWTMTALAFVIGVLLIIPIGGADMPVVVSMLNSYSGWAAAGIGFTLHNSALIVTGALVGSSGAILSYIMCKGMNRSFFNVILGGFGAAPNATADGKSADDRPVKRGSAEDAAFIMKNAGSVIIVPGYGMAVAQAQHALREMGDTLKAAGVKVSYAIHPVAGRMPGHMNVLLAEANVPYDEVFELDDINNEFQAADVAFVIGANDVTNPAAKTNPQSPIFGMPILEVEKARTVLFVKRSMASGYAGVENEIFYKDNTMMLFGDAKKMVEHIVKNVA; via the coding sequence ATGTCGAATTTACATGAAAGCCTGACAGCTTTGGCCTATTTGGTCTCCGCTGTTTTGTTCATTATGGCGTTGCGTGGTTTGTCTTCACCTGAGTCATCGCGTCGCGGAAATTTTATGGGCATGCTGGGCATGACCATTGCGGTTGTTACAACAATTTTAAGTCCAGCTGTAACTTCCTATGCATGGATTTTTACGGCGCTGGCAATTGGTGCAGTTATTGGTATTGTCACCGCCAAAAAAATTGCCATGACAGCAATGCCACAATTGGTTGCCGCTTTTCATAGCTTGGTTGGTTTGGCAGCAGTCATGGTGGCGGGCGCTGCATTTAGTAATCCAGCCGCATTTCATCTATTAAATCATGCCGGTGAAATTTTTATTTCCAGTCGCGTAGAAATGGGTTTAGGTGTGGTGATTGGTGCAATTACTTTTTCCGGCTCTATTATTGCGTTTACCAAATTGCAAGGTTTGGTATCTGGTAAGCCTGTGAGTTTCAAAGGTCAGCATTTTTTAAATGCCATTTTAGGTTTGGCAATTATAGGTTTGGTGATTTATTTCTGTTTTGATCAATCGCCATGGATATTTTGGACAATGACCGCATTGGCATTTGTGATAGGTGTGCTCTTGATTATCCCCATCGGCGGTGCGGATATGCCGGTGGTAGTTTCTATGCTCAATTCTTATTCAGGTTGGGCGGCAGCAGGAATCGGCTTTACTTTGCATAACAGTGCATTAATTGTAACTGGTGCACTAGTCGGCTCGTCAGGCGCTATCTTGTCCTATATCATGTGCAAGGGTATGAACCGCTCGTTTTTTAATGTGATTTTGGGTGGTTTTGGTGCTGCTCCCAATGCGACTGCAGATGGTAAATCAGCTGATGATCGCCCGGTAAAGCGCGGCAGTGCAGAAGATGCTGCCTTTATTATGAAAAATGCCGGTTCAGTGATTATTGTTCCGGGTTACGGTATGGCTGTTGCGCAGGCACAGCACGCTTTACGTGAAATGGGTGATACTCTAAAAGCTGCAGGCGTTAAAGTGAGTTACGCCATTCACCCCGTGGCTGGCCGTATGCCGGGGCATATGAACGTGCTACTGGCCGAAGCTAATGTTCCTTATGATGAAGTCTTTGAGCTAGATGATATTAATAACGAATTCCAGGCTGCTGATGTAGCTTTTGTTATTGGTGCCAACGACGTAACGAATCCAGCGGCCAAAACCAATCCGCAAAGCCCCATTTTTGGAATGCCGATTTTAGAAGTTGAAAAAGCGCGCACAGTGTTGTTTGTGAAGCGTAGTATGGCTTCAGGTTATGCTGGTGTAGAAAATGAAATTTTCTACAAAGACAATACGATGATGTTGTTTGGCGATGCGAAAAAAATGGTAGAGCACATCGTGAAAAATGTGGCTTGA
- a CDS encoding sugar kinase: MAHIAAIGEVMVELAPFPIDTPETKNRDIMALSFAGDTYNTSVYMARLGLQTDYVTNLGEDTYSHTIMQRMSDENIGTGMIQCLPGRSPGLYIIRNTADGEREFFYWRKEAPARELFSTAENSEALFQKLKQCDCVYLSGITLAIIGEQSRQHLLKVLQQLRTAGVTVAFDSNYRPRLWRDKQEAQAAMLQIMQHTDIALLTLDDELLLWGDDTIEGCKARYSNCNLCELILKRGAEDAVIITANSQVHIPVPPVANVIDTTGAGDTFNAGYLAARLQNASAEDAARQGIRCAGIIIRHRGAVIERSVFDKELGA, from the coding sequence ATGGCACACATAGCAGCGATTGGCGAAGTCATGGTGGAGCTTGCTCCTTTTCCCATTGACACTCCTGAAACAAAAAATCGCGACATCATGGCCCTCTCATTTGCAGGCGACACTTACAACACATCTGTTTACATGGCACGCCTTGGATTGCAAACAGATTATGTAACCAATCTTGGTGAAGACACCTATTCGCATACAATTATGCAACGCATGAGCGATGAAAACATCGGTACCGGCATGATCCAATGCCTGCCCGGTCGCTCACCAGGCTTGTACATTATTCGTAATACAGCTGATGGCGAACGCGAATTTTTTTACTGGCGCAAAGAGGCGCCTGCCCGCGAATTGTTTTCTACTGCCGAAAATAGCGAAGCACTTTTTCAAAAGCTTAAACAATGCGATTGCGTTTATTTAAGTGGCATCACCCTCGCTATTATTGGCGAGCAATCACGCCAGCACCTGCTCAAGGTTTTGCAGCAACTTCGCACCGCTGGTGTTACGGTTGCCTTCGACAGCAATTATCGCCCGCGCTTATGGCGCGACAAGCAAGAAGCTCAAGCAGCCATGCTACAAATCATGCAACATACTGATATTGCGCTCCTGACTCTTGATGACGAACTTTTACTCTGGGGCGACGACACCATCGAAGGCTGCAAAGCTCGTTACTCCAATTGCAATTTGTGCGAATTAATTTTAAAACGCGGCGCTGAAGATGCCGTGATTATTACTGCCAATTCACAAGTTCATATTCCTGTACCGCCTGTTGCGAATGTAATTGACACAACTGGCGCTGGCGATACCTTTAACGCAGGTTATTTAGCTGCGCGCTTGCAAAATGCATCGGCTGAAGATGCTGCTCGCCAAGGCATCCGTTGCGCCGGCATTATTATTCGCCATCGCGGTGCGGTTATTGAAAGATCTGTTTTTGATAAAGAACTTGGCGCTTAG
- a CDS encoding mannitol dehydrogenase family protein: MKRLNQTNLAALPADVILPSYERSSLKAGIVHLGIGAFHRAHQAFYTEAVLNQFGGDWGIIGCSLRSPSVRDQLAPQDGLYTLVERSGDGEKLQLIGAVIKNLVGPENPAELIEVMAQPSIKIISMTVTEKGYCHDPATGNLNILHPDIQHDLVNLDKPKSAIGFIVAALNARFKSGTKSFTVLSCDNLPNNGEVLEKVVNQFAEKVSPELAKWIHANTCFPSTMIDRIVPATTDDDRRDIEARIGMRDEGVVIAEPFSQWVIEDKFSDGRPQWEKTGALLVDDVRVFEKIKLRLLNGSHSIMAYTGYLSGFDYISEVMSEPAFVNMVKTYMAREAGETINAPAGFDIEAYKQQLRDRFSNKALKHRTWQIAMDGSQKLPQRLLESLRAQLKSNGHIDIIALGVAAWIRYISGVDEKGNAIEVSDPLAAELRALCDANSGNAEATVRAIVGLPKVFGEDLIHEEIFIANTIGWLEKFYAQGVLKTIQNEFPAS, translated from the coding sequence ATGAAAAGATTGAATCAAACGAACCTTGCTGCTTTGCCTGCAGATGTTATTTTGCCGAGCTATGAACGCAGCAGCCTGAAAGCGGGAATTGTGCATTTAGGTATAGGTGCGTTTCATCGTGCACATCAAGCGTTTTATACCGAAGCTGTGTTAAATCAATTCGGTGGTGATTGGGGAATTATAGGTTGTAGTTTGCGTTCGCCAAGCGTACGTGATCAGTTGGCACCGCAAGATGGTTTGTATACCTTGGTAGAACGCTCTGGTGATGGTGAAAAATTACAATTAATTGGCGCTGTTATTAAAAATTTGGTGGGCCCGGAAAATCCCGCAGAATTAATTGAAGTGATGGCGCAACCTAGCATCAAAATAATTTCCATGACCGTTACCGAAAAAGGTTACTGCCATGATCCGGCAACCGGAAATTTAAATATTTTGCACCCGGATATACAGCATGACCTTGTTAATCTGGATAAGCCAAAGTCTGCTATAGGTTTTATTGTTGCAGCACTAAATGCGCGTTTTAAATCTGGAACAAAAAGCTTTACTGTATTGAGTTGCGATAACTTGCCTAATAACGGTGAGGTGTTGGAAAAAGTAGTAAATCAATTTGCAGAAAAAGTATCGCCAGAGTTGGCGAAATGGATTCATGCTAATACTTGCTTTCCTTCCACCATGATTGACCGTATTGTTCCTGCGACTACAGATGATGATCGCCGCGATATTGAAGCACGTATTGGTATGCGCGATGAAGGTGTGGTTATTGCCGAACCCTTTAGTCAGTGGGTTATTGAAGACAAATTTTCCGATGGCCGTCCGCAGTGGGAAAAAACTGGCGCACTTTTGGTTGATGATGTGCGTGTATTTGAAAAAATTAAATTGCGCTTATTAAACGGCTCTCACTCTATTATGGCTTACACGGGTTATTTATCCGGTTTCGACTATATTAGCGAAGTTATGAGTGAGCCTGCATTCGTCAATATGGTGAAAACCTATATGGCGCGCGAAGCTGGTGAGACAATTAATGCTCCTGCTGGTTTTGATATTGAAGCTTACAAGCAGCAATTGCGCGATCGTTTTTCCAATAAGGCGCTCAAGCACCGCACTTGGCAAATCGCTATGGATGGCTCGCAAAAATTGCCGCAGCGTTTATTAGAGAGCTTGCGCGCACAATTAAAATCCAATGGGCATATCGATATTATCGCCTTGGGTGTGGCAGCCTGGATTCGTTATATTTCTGGTGTGGATGAAAAGGGTAATGCAATCGAAGTATCTGATCCCTTGGCTGCTGAATTGCGTGCGCTATGTGATGCTAACTCTGGTAATGCAGAGGCTACTGTGCGCGCCATAGTGGGCTTGCCAAAAGTATTTGGTGAAGACTTGATTCACGAAGAAATATTTATTGCGAATACGATTGGATGGTTAGAAAAGTTTTATGCCCAAGGCGTTCTCAAAACTATTCAAAACGAGTTTCCTGCGAGTTAG
- a CDS encoding class 1 fructose-bisphosphatase produces the protein MQNTEQTLASVLDEDGANAELLSLIHNLVDATEEIAVCVNKGALAGVLGSTQNENVQGETQKKLDIIANQLIKDALLSNEQVRALASEEEDDVVAGNKNGKYVVAFDPLDGSSNIDVNGQIGTIFTIYPARNDVATNSALQFQQRGTQQVCAGYVLYGASTLLVISTGGPTHCFTLDTASQQFLLTNPTLSIPQDTQEFSVNMANQRFWASSFQSYIADLIAGETGKRNKRFNMRWNASMVGDMHRVLIRGGIFIYPSDSRDAKQPAKLRLLYEANPIAMLVENAGGKAFNESQRILDIEPSALHQRVAVIMGSANEVEACLGYLQ, from the coding sequence ATGCAAAACACTGAACAAACATTAGCTTCCGTATTGGACGAGGATGGCGCCAATGCGGAATTACTATCCTTGATTCACAATCTTGTGGATGCGACCGAGGAAATTGCTGTATGCGTCAATAAAGGCGCACTTGCAGGCGTCTTGGGTTCAACCCAGAATGAAAATGTTCAGGGCGAAACCCAAAAGAAGCTCGATATTATTGCCAACCAATTAATTAAGGATGCCCTGCTCAGCAATGAGCAGGTTCGTGCACTCGCCTCAGAAGAAGAGGATGATGTTGTTGCAGGCAATAAAAATGGAAAATATGTAGTTGCCTTTGATCCGTTAGATGGTTCATCCAACATTGATGTGAACGGGCAAATTGGAACTATCTTTACCATTTATCCCGCACGCAATGATGTAGCCACTAATAGCGCGCTGCAATTTCAGCAACGCGGAACACAACAAGTTTGTGCGGGTTACGTGCTTTACGGTGCATCTACTTTATTGGTCATTAGCACTGGCGGCCCAACTCATTGCTTTACGTTGGATACCGCCAGCCAGCAATTTTTATTAACCAACCCAACATTGAGCATTCCACAAGACACGCAGGAATTTTCAGTGAATATGGCGAACCAACGTTTTTGGGCATCTTCTTTTCAAAGTTACATTGCCGATTTAATTGCGGGTGAAACTGGAAAACGTAATAAGCGTTTTAATATGCGTTGGAACGCATCCATGGTGGGAGATATGCATCGCGTATTAATACGCGGCGGCATTTTTATTTATCCATCTGATTCGCGCGACGCAAAGCAGCCCGCAAAACTACGTTTGCTCTATGAGGCAAATCCAATTGCTATGTTGGTGGAAAATGCAGGCGGAAAAGCGTTCAATGAATCGCAACGGATTTTGGATATAGAACCTAGCGCTTTACATCAGCGCGTAGCGGTAATTATGGGCTCTGCCAATGAAGTGGAAGCTTGCCTCGGTTATTTACAATAA
- a CDS encoding pectinesterase family protein, with amino-acid sequence MRIIFLLLAILIQVSCSSSNTASQNVNASGSAQVKSSCNNNPHCFEKIQAAIDAAPQISTSPYRIFIADGTYQEKLIINKNNIELVGQSSSKTRIVFNDYAGKEVSPGKNLTTPGSATLTIKATDIRLQNLTIENSFDFLKNDALPSDSPQKVNGSQAVALFIDAPSDRVLVRNVTMLGYQDTLFVNSGRSWFDKVLIAGNVDYIFGNGNALFTQSEIKTLARGKPTSPHGFITAPSTQINSKYGLTFLSCRLTRDNSVPDSAVPLGRPWHPTTQFADGRYADPNAIGKTVFVNTWMDAHITADGWYSMGGSTKEGGRINFLPEDSRFFEHKSTGPGAIINDKHRQLSEQEAKEITRKNILGDWNPK; translated from the coding sequence ATGAGAATAATATTTTTGCTTTTGGCAATATTAATACAAGTCTCTTGTTCATCCTCAAATACTGCTTCCCAAAATGTTAATGCTTCCGGCAGTGCTCAGGTAAAATCGTCCTGCAATAATAATCCTCATTGCTTTGAAAAAATTCAAGCTGCTATAGATGCCGCTCCGCAAATATCCACAAGTCCTTATCGGATATTTATTGCCGATGGTACCTATCAAGAAAAACTCATTATTAACAAAAATAATATTGAATTGGTTGGGCAATCCTCATCTAAAACTCGAATTGTCTTTAATGACTATGCCGGTAAGGAAGTATCCCCCGGTAAAAACTTAACCACACCAGGCAGTGCGACTCTCACGATAAAAGCTACGGATATTCGCTTGCAGAATTTAACCATAGAAAACAGTTTTGATTTTTTAAAAAATGATGCATTGCCAAGTGATAGTCCGCAGAAAGTAAATGGTAGCCAAGCTGTTGCCTTATTTATTGATGCGCCGAGCGACCGCGTGCTGGTCCGCAATGTCACTATGCTGGGTTATCAGGATACTTTATTTGTTAATTCCGGTCGTAGTTGGTTTGATAAAGTGTTGATTGCAGGTAATGTGGATTATATTTTTGGTAACGGCAATGCGTTATTTACACAGTCTGAAATTAAAACACTTGCACGCGGTAAGCCAACAAGTCCACATGGATTTATTACGGCGCCTTCTACGCAAATTAATTCTAAATATGGTTTAACATTTTTAAGCTGTCGTTTAACGCGCGACAACTCTGTTCCGGACAGCGCGGTTCCCCTTGGGCGTCCCTGGCATCCTACAACTCAATTTGCAGATGGTCGTTATGCGGATCCTAATGCGATTGGAAAAACAGTATTTGTGAATACCTGGATGGATGCGCACATCACTGCCGATGGTTGGTACAGCATGGGTGGTTCAACAAAAGAAGGCGGCAGAATAAATTTCCTGCCAGAAGATTCCCGTTTTTTTGAACATAAAAGTACTGGGCCGGGTGCAATTATTAACGATAAGCATCGTCAGTTAAGTGAGCAGGAAGCAAAAGAAATCACCCGGAAGAATATTCTGGGTGATTGGAATCCAAAATAA